The Deinococcus koreensis genome window below encodes:
- a CDS encoding metal ABC transporter solute-binding protein, Zn/Mn family — MIRTSLALLTLSTTALAQAAPLQVSATTSIIGDFVRAVGGARVQVGLIVPVGADAHTFQPSTGVIRSLERSRALFANGAGLEPWLPRLSASVPKVPVKALTAGLKLRAAPDEPGPHEPGEEHPDEGHGASDPHAWWDATLAAGYVKTVQAALSALDPAGRATYANNAAAYLKQLTALDAYARKQFATVPAARRQIVTNHDSLHYLAARYGLKVVGAVLPGLSTEREPSARELATLIGAVKKSGARVIFTENSVNTRLAQTLAAETGARIAPPLYTDSLGPRGSSGDTFLKAFRANVDTMVRALR; from the coding sequence ATGATCCGCACTTCGCTGGCCCTGCTGACCCTGTCGACCACCGCTCTCGCCCAGGCGGCCCCGCTGCAGGTCAGCGCGACGACCTCGATCATCGGCGACTTCGTGCGGGCAGTCGGCGGCGCCCGCGTGCAGGTGGGCTTGATCGTGCCCGTCGGCGCCGATGCCCACACCTTCCAGCCCTCCACCGGCGTGATCCGCAGCCTGGAGCGCAGCCGGGCGCTGTTCGCCAACGGCGCGGGCCTGGAGCCCTGGCTGCCCCGATTGAGCGCCAGCGTGCCGAAGGTGCCGGTGAAGGCCCTGACGGCCGGGTTGAAGCTGCGCGCCGCTCCGGACGAGCCTGGCCCACACGAGCCCGGCGAGGAACACCCCGATGAGGGCCACGGCGCCTCCGACCCGCACGCCTGGTGGGACGCCACGCTGGCGGCCGGGTACGTGAAGACGGTTCAGGCCGCCCTGAGCGCCCTCGATCCGGCCGGCAGGGCCACCTACGCGAACAATGCCGCCGCCTACCTGAAACAGCTCACGGCGCTGGACGCCTACGCGAGGAAGCAGTTCGCCACGGTGCCTGCCGCGCGGCGCCAGATCGTGACCAACCACGACAGCCTGCACTATCTGGCGGCCCGCTACGGCCTGAAGGTCGTCGGCGCCGTGCTGCCGGGCCTGAGCACCGAACGCGAGCCCAGCGCCCGCGAACTCGCCACGCTGATCGGCGCGGTGAAGAAGAGCGGCGCCCGCGTGATCTTCACCGAGAACTCCGTGAATACCCGTCTGGCCCAGACCCTGGCGGCCGAGACCGGCGCCCGGATCGCGCCCCCGCTCTACACCGACTCGCTGGGGCCCAGGGGCAGTTCCGGCGACACCTTCCTGAAGGCGTTCCGGGCGAACGTGGACACGATGGTGCGGGCGCTGCGCTGA
- the trxB gene encoding thioredoxin-disulfide reductase: MTSSPAAPQNYDVVIVGGGPAGLTAAIYTGRASLSTLILEKGLPGGQIAQTEEVENYPGFPEPISGMELAMRMQQQAEKFGGRIEMDEVQAIVRTDDDLSHEYPFTVTGYGASYRAKAVILATGANPKRLYVPGEEHFWGKGVSTCATCDGFFYRGKKVVVVGGGDAAVEEGLFLTKFAEEVTLIHRRDTLRANKVAQARAFANPKMKFIWDTAIEEIQGDHSVTGVRLKNLKTGEVSDMATDGVFVFIGHTPNTEFVKDTVRLREDGYVDVTDEIYTSVPMLFAAGDVSDYIYRQLGTSVGAGTRAAMSAERALAALEVQGMATTAAD; this comes from the coding sequence ATGACGAGTTCCCCTGCCGCACCCCAGAACTACGATGTGGTGATCGTCGGTGGTGGCCCCGCCGGCCTGACCGCCGCGATCTACACCGGCCGCGCCAGCCTGAGCACCCTGATCCTCGAAAAAGGCCTGCCCGGCGGCCAGATCGCCCAGACCGAGGAGGTCGAGAACTACCCCGGCTTTCCCGAGCCGATCTCCGGCATGGAACTCGCCATGCGGATGCAGCAGCAGGCCGAGAAGTTCGGCGGCCGGATCGAGATGGACGAGGTGCAGGCCATCGTCCGCACCGATGACGACCTGAGTCACGAGTATCCCTTCACGGTCACCGGCTACGGCGCCAGCTACCGCGCCAAGGCCGTGATCCTGGCGACCGGCGCCAACCCCAAGCGGCTGTACGTGCCCGGCGAGGAGCACTTCTGGGGCAAGGGCGTCTCGACCTGCGCCACCTGCGACGGCTTCTTCTACCGGGGCAAGAAGGTGGTCGTGGTGGGCGGCGGCGACGCCGCCGTGGAAGAGGGCCTGTTCCTGACCAAGTTCGCCGAGGAAGTCACGCTGATCCACCGCCGCGACACCCTGCGCGCCAACAAGGTCGCCCAGGCCCGGGCGTTCGCCAACCCCAAGATGAAGTTCATCTGGGACACGGCCATCGAGGAGATCCAGGGCGACCACTCCGTGACCGGCGTGCGGCTGAAGAATCTCAAGACCGGCGAGGTGAGCGACATGGCCACCGACGGCGTGTTCGTCTTCATCGGGCACACGCCCAACACCGAGTTCGTGAAGGACACCGTGCGCCTGCGCGAAGACGGCTACGTGGACGTGACCGACGAGATCTACACCTCGGTGCCCATGCTGTTCGCCGCCGGCGACGTCAGCGACTACATCTACCGCCAGCTGGGTACCTCGGTGGGCGCCGGCACCCGCGCCGCCATGAGCGCGGAGCGCGCCCTGGCCGCCCTGGAAGTGCAGGGCATGGCGACCACCGCCGCCGACTGA
- the pgm gene encoding phosphoglucomutase (alpha-D-glucose-1,6-bisphosphate-dependent), with protein sequence MTLSELAGKSAPQSLLTNIPRLVAHYYETRPRVSDPLQRVAFGTSGHRGNSLAGTFNEAHILAVSQAVAEHRAALGITGPLFMGLDSHALSEPAWMTALQVLVANGVRVCVQPGMLTPTPLISHAILEHNRAGTGETADGIVITPSHNPPQDGGFKYNPPSGGPADTDVTKVVQARANAILEDEMRDVHRVSLEDAMAGLEEFDFITPYVDQLPQVIDLDAIRQSGVKIGVDPLGGASLPVWEAIGAQYGLNLTIVNTEIDPRFAFMSVDRDGKIRMDCSSPYAMAGLLRLKDEFDVAIGNDPDADRHGIVTAHGLMNPNHYLAVMIEYLFQHRPGWRTDAAIGKTLVSSALIDRVGAGIGRKVVEVPVGFKYFVSGLLDGSFGFGGEESAGASFLRMDGGAWSTDKDGLIPGLLAAEMTARTGQTPSQRFADLTAKYGETAYDRQDAPATPAQKTILGSLSPEQVTATTLGGDPITAKLTRAPGNNEPIGGLKVTTGQAWFAARPSGTEDVYKIYGESFRGQEHLQQVMDEARDVVGAALGGK encoded by the coding sequence ATGACCCTCAGCGAACTGGCCGGCAAGAGCGCTCCCCAGAGCCTGCTGACGAACATCCCGCGTCTGGTCGCCCACTACTACGAGACCCGGCCCCGCGTCAGCGATCCTTTGCAGCGCGTGGCCTTCGGCACCAGCGGGCACCGCGGCAACAGCCTGGCGGGCACCTTCAACGAGGCGCACATCCTGGCCGTGTCGCAGGCCGTGGCCGAGCACCGCGCCGCCCTGGGCATCACGGGGCCGCTGTTCATGGGCCTGGATTCGCACGCCCTGAGCGAGCCCGCCTGGATGACCGCCCTGCAGGTGCTGGTCGCCAACGGGGTGCGGGTCTGCGTGCAGCCGGGGATGCTCACGCCCACGCCGCTGATCAGCCACGCGATCCTGGAGCACAACCGGGCGGGCACGGGAGAGACGGCCGACGGCATCGTCATCACGCCCAGCCACAACCCCCCGCAGGACGGCGGCTTCAAGTACAACCCGCCGTCGGGCGGCCCCGCCGACACCGACGTCACGAAAGTCGTGCAGGCGCGTGCCAACGCCATTCTGGAAGACGAGATGCGCGACGTCCACCGCGTCAGCCTGGAAGACGCGATGGCCGGGCTGGAGGAGTTCGATTTCATCACCCCCTATGTCGATCAGTTGCCGCAGGTAATCGATCTGGACGCGATCAGGCAGAGCGGCGTGAAGATCGGCGTCGATCCGCTGGGCGGGGCCAGCCTGCCCGTCTGGGAAGCCATTGGGGCGCAGTACGGGCTGAACCTGACCATCGTCAATACCGAGATCGACCCGCGTTTCGCCTTCATGAGCGTCGACCGCGACGGCAAGATCCGCATGGACTGCTCCAGCCCCTACGCGATGGCGGGCCTGCTGAGGCTCAAGGACGAGTTCGACGTCGCCATCGGCAACGATCCGGACGCCGACCGGCACGGCATCGTTACGGCCCACGGGCTGATGAACCCGAACCACTATCTGGCGGTCATGATCGAGTACCTGTTCCAGCACCGCCCCGGCTGGCGTACGGACGCGGCCATCGGCAAGACCCTGGTCTCCAGCGCCCTGATCGACCGCGTGGGCGCGGGCATCGGCCGAAAGGTCGTCGAGGTGCCCGTGGGCTTCAAATACTTCGTATCGGGCCTGCTGGACGGCTCGTTCGGCTTCGGCGGCGAGGAATCGGCCGGCGCCTCCTTCCTGCGGATGGACGGCGGGGCCTGGAGCACCGACAAGGACGGCCTGATCCCCGGTCTGCTGGCCGCCGAGATGACCGCGCGGACGGGCCAGACGCCCAGCCAGCGCTTCGCTGACCTGACCGCGAAGTACGGTGAGACCGCCTACGACCGACAGGACGCGCCCGCCACGCCCGCGCAGAAGACGATCCTGGGCAGCCTGTCGCCCGAGCAGGTCACGGCGACGACCCTGGGCGGCGACCCCATCACGGCGAAGCTGACCCGTGCGCCGGGCAACAATGAGCCCATCGGGGGCCTGAAGGTCACGACCGGGCAGGCCTGGTTCGCTGCCCGCCCCAGCGGCACCGAGGACGTGTACAAGATCTACGGGGAGAGCTTCCGAGGCCAGGAGCATCTGCAGCAGGTCATGGACGAGGCGCGGGACGTGGTGGGCGCGGCGCTGGGCGGGAAGTAG